The genomic window GGCAGCCGGGGCAACGTGCACCACCGCGCCATCCTGGACGAACTGGTGCGCCTGAACATGGCGGCCGAGCAGGACGGCTGTGCGGAACTCAAGGTCGACGGCTTCGTGCCGGTGGACAATTTGCAGGCGATGCTGGCGTTTCTGGGAGACAACGGCCGCGACCACCTGCTGGCTGCGGTGTCCAACACCCTTGGCGAGCAGCCGCGCATGCTCGAGCGCGCGGTGTACGCGCGCGGCCTGGGGCTGGAAGATTGCGAGAGCATCCATCAGCTGGTGCGCGAACGCTGGTCCACCCTGCACCACGAATTGGCGGGCGAAATGACGCGCGCCGTCGACCGCGCTCCCAAAGGCGCCAAAGGGCGCATCCGGGTCGGTATCTACACTTACTATGAAGACGACACCGCGCCGCTTGCGCCGGTGGTCGCCCCCAAGCGGGAAGAGAAAACGCCATGAAGAACCACTACCGTTGGATGCGCGGCATCCTCCTTGCCGGAGCAATGGCCCTGCTGCTCTCGTGCGGCGGCGGTGGTGGCGGCGGAACGTCCGCCGGCGGCGTGGGCCTTGGCGGCAGCGCAGCTGTTGGCGGTGGTAGCGACGGCTCCGGGGGTACAGGTGGCGGTGGTGGCACTGGCACCGCGGGGGGATCGGACGGTACGGGAACGGGCGGCTCCGGCACTGGCGGTGGCAGCGGCGGGACGAGCACCGCGGGCAATGGCACCGACGACGGTTCGGGCGTGGGCTCGGGCGGCACCGGCGTGAGCACCGCCGACGCGACCGGCGTGGGTTCCGTGGGCGGGCTCGGCAGCATCATCCTGAATGGCGTGCGCTACAACACGGACGCCGCCACCTTCAGCCTTGAAGACACCAGCGAGCTGCAGATCGGCATGAGCGTGCGCATTGCCGGCAAGATCGACAGCCAGTTCACCGCGGCCACGGCGCAGCAGGTCGATTCGGCGGCCGAATTGCGTGGTGCGGTTTCTTCGATCAACCTTGCAGGCGGCAGCTTTGTGGTGATGGGTACCACGGTCACCACCGACAACGCCACCGTGTGGAGCGGCGGAAACAGCCTGTCGGACCTGGTTGCCGCGAGCCAGGTTCAGGTGTGGGGCCTGCCCTCCGCGCCGGGCACCTTGCGTGCCACGCGCGTCGAGCTGAAGCCCGCCTCGGCCGAGCCGCTGGTCACCGGATTCGTGCAGAACCTCGACCGCCTCAGGACGAGCTTCACGCTCGGTCAGCTCACCGTGGAGTATCTCGGCGTCGACGACTCGAAATTGGCCGAAGGCGCCATCGTCCGGGTGCGTGGCAGCGCGGCGCCGGTTGGAGGCGTGTTCATCGCCACCAAGGTGCAGGGCTGGTATGCCATACCGACGCAAAACGCCTCGGCGGTGCAGCTTGCGGGTGTCGTTACCAACTACGCCGGTATCGGGGACTTCAAGGTTCTCGGTACAGCCGTCAACGCTTCACAAGCGCAGATTCCGCCTCCCCAATTGGCCTCCATCGGCAACGGCGTCAAGGTGGAAGTCGACGGCTTCATGAACAACGGCGTGCTGGTGGTGAAGAAGCTGCGCGTGCGCAACGTCCCAGGCGCCGGTGGGCCGGTCGATTTCACGCTGATCGGTGCCATCGGCGCCTACCAGTCTCCCGCCAGCTTCCGGGTGCGGGGCCGCCAGGTGGACGCCAGCCGCCCCGGAACCGCGTTCGAAGGCGGAGGAACCATCGCCCAACTGGCCAATGGCCGCCGCGTGACCGTGGTCGGCGATACGGTGGAAAACGGCGTGCTCATTGCGAAGCGCGTCATCTTCGCGCCCTGACCACGCAAGCCCGCCCAGGCGGCCGGCGCGGACCAATAAACGCCCGAGAAAAGCCAGGGGTTGCATTTGCAGCTCCGGCTCGATCGCGGCATCCTGTGAGCCGAGCGCGACGAAAAAGAAGAAGAACGGCCCTGTTCGAACAATCTCTTTTTCGAAAGGTTTGGAATGAACCCCGATCTTGAACTCAGGCACGAGGTCTTCGCCCAGCTGAACTGGGACCCGGCAGTGGTGGGATGCGATGTCGATGTGTGCGTGGAAGGCGGCGTGGTCACCTTGCAAGGCAGGCTTGCCAGCGAAAGCCTCAAGACCGCCGTGGAGCGCGCCGTGCGCCGCGCCGAAGGCATCGGCACCATCGTGAACCAGCTGACCACTGTCGACGCGCATCAAGCCGTTGCACCGCCCAAGCTTTGACGCTTCGCAGCGGCCCCGGCGGTCAAGCCGCGGCCATGGCCGTGCTTCCCAACTGTGCGTCGTTCTCGGCGTCGCTGAGCCAGCGCCGCTTGTCGCGCAGCGGCGGCGCGCCGAACATGCGGCCGTATTCGCGCGCGAACTGCGACGGGCTTTCGTAGCCCACGCTGTGCGCGGCGCTTGCCACATCGGCGCCGGCCATCAGCATCTGGCGGCGCGCCTCCTGCAGGCGCAGCTGCTTCTGGTACTGCAGCGGGCTCATCGCCGTCACAGCCTTGAAATGATGGTGGAATGACGACACGCTCATGTGCACCGCGCGCGCCATGTCCTCGATGCGCAGCGACTGTGCATAGTTGACGCGCAGCGCGCTGATGGCCTTGGCAATGCGCTGCGTGTGGCTGTCTTGCAGCGCAATCTGCCGCAGCCGCGCGCCCTCGCCGTTCACCAGCAGGCGGTACATGATCTCGCGCTTGATGATCGGCGCCATGATCGGCACGTCCTCGGGTGATTCGACGAGCCGCAGCAGCCGGAGCACCGGCTCCAGCACCGGCATGGCTATGCGGTTGACGTACATGCCGCGCGAGGCGGGCGCATTGGCCTTGGCGGGCAGCTTCTCGTCGCCGATGAGCTCGCCGATGTCGTCCATTGCCAGCTCCAGCCGCACGCCGAGATAGGGTTCGTTGTCGCTGGTCAGGCGCACCTGGCCGCACACGGGCAGGTCGACCGAGGTCACGAGGTAGTGCATCGGGTCATACACATAGATGTCGTCTCCCACGATGATCCGCTTGGAGCCCTGGGCAATCAGCCCGAGCGCCGGGGTTGCAAAGGCATGCTTGGGACCGTCGGGCTTGCTGATGCAGAACACCTGCAGGCCGGCTACCGGTGTTTCCACCGTGCCGTCGCGCCCGCCGGTGATGCGGTTGATCAGCGCCACCAGTTCCTTCCTGGCTTCGTCGAGTTCGGGCTCCAGGGGCATCGGCTGGGCGATGGCGGCAGCGGTTTCGGGTGTTTCGTCGGACATGTTCGGGCCTTGTCGCGGGTTGGATCAACAACGTCTGCGCCAAGTCTGCGGGCAGCGTGGAGGATCGGGTGGTTCAAAGCTTAGCGCCGCACTCATGAATCTGCACGGCCCCGGACATAGGTCTGGAGAAATAGGCAAAGACTTTGCAGAAACGCGCTCGTCGCCCCGGGGGCCGCGGGCGGATACTTTTTGCCGACGCCTCTCCAACGCAAAGGACCCTCTCCATGCAATATCGCAAGTTCGGCCGCACCGGCCTGTTCGTTTCCGAGCTGTGCCTCGGCACCATGACCTTCGGCGGCGCCAGCGGCATCTGGGGCCATATCGGCAACCTGCAGCAGGCCGAGGCGGAAAGCCTGGTCGGCCGGGCGCTGGATGCCGGCATCAACTTCATCGACACCGCCGACGTGTATTCCGAAGGCCTCTCGGAAACCATGACCGGCCAAGCGCTGAAGAACCTCAAGGTGCCGCGTGAGAACGTGGTGGTTGCCACCAAGGTTTTCGGCGAGGCCGGCAAGAGCCCCAATGCGGCCGGCGCCTCGCGCTATCACATCATGGACGGCGTGAAGGCCAGCCTGAAGCGCCTGCAGCTGGACCACATCGACCTGTACCAGATCCACGGCTTCGACCCGGTCACGCCCGTGGAGGAAACGGTGCGCGCGCTGGACAACCTGGTGCAGCAAGGCCATGTGCGCTATGTGGGCGTTTCGAACTGGGCCGCCTGGCAGATCATGAAGGCGCTGGGCATTGCCGAGCGCCAGGGCCTCGCGCGATTCGAATCGCTGCAGGCCTACTACACCATTGCGGGCCGCGACCTCGAGCGCGAGCTGGCGCCCATGCTGCAGAGCGAAAACGTCGGCCTGATGGTCTGGAGCCCGCTGGCGGGCGGCTTGCTCAGCGGCAAGTACGGGCGCAATACCGAAGCCGAAAAAGGCAGCCGCCGCACCACCTTCGACTTTCCGCCGGTGAATGTGGAGCGGGCCTACGACTGCATCGACGCGATGCGCGAACTGGCCGAGGCGCGCAAGGTGTCGGTGGCGCAGATCGCGCTGGCATGGCTGCTGCACCAGCAGGTGGTCACCAGCGTGATCGTGGGCGCCAAGCGCGTCGAGCAGTTGGACGACAACATTGCCGCAACGCGCATCCGGCTCTCCGCCGATGAGCTTGCGACGCTCGACAAGGTGAGCGCGCTGCCGTCCGAGTATCCGGGCTGGATGCTCGAACGCCAGGGCGGCGCGCGGGCGAAGCGCCTGGCCGAATCAGGGCAGCGCGGCTGAGCGCCTGGCCGGATCAGGCGAGCGCGGCAGCACGCCGCGCCAGGTAGGCGCCGGTAGCGCGCAATGCGCGCAGATCGAGATGCCGCGCGGCGCCTGCCGCGGACGCCTCCGCCAGGTGCGGCACCACGCCGAGCAACGGCGCCCCGAGCCGGCCGCGCAAGGTCTGCAGGTTGGCCTCGGGCGCGAGCATTTTCGGTTCGACGATGCTCGCGACCCAGCCCGCCAGCATGAGGCCGCGCACGCGGATCGCCTCGGCCGTGAGCAGCGCGTGGTTCAGGCATCCCAGGCGCAGCCCGACCACCAGGACCACCGGCAGGCCCAGCGCCACGGCCAGGTCGGCGCTGTCGAGGTCGTCGCCAAACGGCACGCAGAACCCGCCCACGCCCTCGACCACCACCGCGTCGGCGCGCTGCGACAGCGCCGCAAAGGCCGAGAGCAGCGGCGGCAACTCGATGCGCACGCCCTCCTCCCGCGCCGCCAGGTGCGGCGACATCGGCGCGCGCAGCAGGTACGGGCAACGCAACGCCAACGGCGCATCGACATTGCCTGCGGCATGCAGTTGCTCGACGTCGTCGTTGCGCCAGGCACCATTGACCAGATCCAGCCCCGCGGCCACCGGCTTCATGCCGACCGCGCGCAGGCCCGAGGCGGCCAGCAGGCTCAGCATCGCGCTGCTGACCAGCGTCTTGCCGACGCCCGTGTCGGTGCCGGTGACGAACCAGCGGCGGGGCGTCATGGGTGCACCTCTGGCTGCGCCAATGCCCCGCCCAATGCATCGACCAGCCGGGCCACATCGGACTCGCTGTGGCTGGCCGAGAGCGTGATCCGCAGGCGCGCGGTGCCGGCGGGCACGGTCGGCGGGCGAATGGCGCCGACGCGCAGGCCGCGCGCATCGAGCTGCGCCATCGTTTCCATCGCGCGCGCGTTGCTGCCGACGATCAGCGGCTGGATCGCGGTGGGCGACTCCGGCAGCAAGGCGCTGCCGCCGTGCGGCAAGACGGCCCCGAGGCCGCGGCGCAATTGGGCAATGCGCACCTTGAGGCGCGCCCGGCGCGCATCGCCCTCTTCGCTTTCGATCAGCCTGAGGCTCGCAAGCAGCGCATGCGCAATGGCCGGCGGCGCGGCGGTGGTGAAGATGTACGGCCGCGCTCGCTGCACGAGGTAATCGACCACGGTCGGGTGCGCCGCCACGAACGCGCCTGAAACCCCGGCCGCCTTGCCGAGCGTACCCACAAGCACCACCCGCTCCGAGCGCAGGCCTTCCGCCTGCAGCACGCCGCGCCCCGTGGCGCCCAGCACGCCGAAGCCGTGCGCGTCGTCCAGCACCAGCCAGGCGTCGTGCCGCTCAGCCAGCGCAAGCAGCCCAGCCACCGGCGCGATGTTGCCGTCCATGCTGAAGACCGCATCGCTCACGATGAGCTTGACGGGCGCATCGCAGGCGCCGAGCTGCGCATCCAGCGCTGCAAGATCGCAATGCGGATAGCGCTCGACCCGCGCCTTGGCCAGCCGCGCACCATCGATCAGCGACGCATGGTTGAGCGACTCCGAAAAAATCACCGCTTCGGCGCCGCCAAGTGCCGTCAGCACTGCAAGGTTGGCCATGTAGCCCGTGCAGAAGAACAGGCTGCGCGCCTCGGGAATGAAGGGCGCCATCCAGTCGCCGAGCCGCTCTTCCAGCTCCGCATGCGCGCGCGAATGGCCAAGCACCAGGTGCGACCCGCCGCTGCCCGTGCCATAGCGCGCCGCGCCTTCGGCCAATGCGGCGGCCAGCGCCGGGTGCGCTGCCAGGCCCAGGTAGTCGTTGCTGCTGAAGCAGAGCATGGCGCGTGGCGTTTGTGCGCCGGCGAGCGTCAGCATTTGCTCGGGTGCGCAGGCCGTCTCGGCAATCTGCCGGCTGCGGCGCAGCGACTTCGCGTCGAGTGCCGCAATCTCGCCCTCCAGGCGTTCAAGCAAGCGCGACATCGCGGCCTCCCTGTTCCGCGCGGCCCGAAACGTCAACCGCCCTCAGCGTGGCCAGCGTGGCATCGACCAGGAAGTCGATATCGCCGTCGCCAATTGCATACGGCGGCATCAGGTACACCGTGGCGCCGATCGGCCGCATCAGCAACCCGTTCGCCCGCGCGGCCAGGTGAAAGCGTTCGGCAAACCGGGCACCGGGCTCGCGCACGTCGAAGGCCGTGATCATTCCGCGCTGGCGCAGGTGATCGACCGGCATGCCGTGCAGCCCGTCGCGCAACCTACCGACGAGCCGTTCGGCGCGCGCGCGGTTGCGGCGCAGCGCGTCCTCTTGCTCGAACAGGTCGAGCGTCGCAATGGCAGCGCGGCAGGCCAGCGCGTTGCCGGTGTACGAATGGGAATGCAGAAAGCTGCGCGCCACGTCGTCGTCGACAAAGCCTTCGTAGATTGCATCGCGCGTCATCACCAGCGCCAGCGGCAGGTAGCCGCCGCTGATGCCCTTTGAGAGGCAAAGAAAGTCGGGCCAGATGCCGGCCTGCTCACAGGCAAAAAAGCTGCCGGTGCGCCCGCAGCCCACCGCGATCTCGTCGGCAATGAGGTGCACGCCGTAGAGGTCGCACAGCGCGCGCACCAGGCGCAGGTATTCGGGGTCGTGCATGGCCATGCCGGTGGCGCATTGCACCAGCGGCTCGACGATCACGGCGGCAATCGACGCATGGCTTTCGGCCAGCAGCGCCTCCAGTTGCGCGGCGGCACGCCGTGCCACGGCCGCCGCATCTTCGCCAGGCAGCGCGGTCCGTGCGTCGGCCGATGCGACGAGGTGCGCATTCGCGAGCAACGGCGCATACGCGTCGCGAAACACAGGCACATCGGTCACATGCAGCGCGCCCAGCGTTTCGCCGTGGTAGCCGTTGCGCAGGGCGACGAAGTTGCGCTTGCCGCCGAGGCCCGCGTTGCGCCACGCATGAAAGCTCATCTTCAACGCGATCTCCACCGCCGATGCGCCGTCGGAGGCGTAGAAGCAATGGCCGAGCGCATGGCCGGTCAGTGCTGCGAGCCGTTCGGCCAGTTCCACCGCTGGCGCGTGCGTGCAGCCTGCGAGCATCACATGCGAGAGCGTGTCGAGCTGGTCTTTCAGCGCGGCGTTGATGGCCGGATGCGCATGGCCGAA from Variovorax paradoxus includes these protein-coding regions:
- a CDS encoding DUF5666 domain-containing protein produces the protein MKNHYRWMRGILLAGAMALLLSCGGGGGGGTSAGGVGLGGSAAVGGGSDGSGGTGGGGGTGTAGGSDGTGTGGSGTGGGSGGTSTAGNGTDDGSGVGSGGTGVSTADATGVGSVGGLGSIILNGVRYNTDAATFSLEDTSELQIGMSVRIAGKIDSQFTAATAQQVDSAAELRGAVSSINLAGGSFVVMGTTVTTDNATVWSGGNSLSDLVAASQVQVWGLPSAPGTLRATRVELKPASAEPLVTGFVQNLDRLRTSFTLGQLTVEYLGVDDSKLAEGAIVRVRGSAAPVGGVFIATKVQGWYAIPTQNASAVQLAGVVTNYAGIGDFKVLGTAVNASQAQIPPPQLASIGNGVKVEVDGFMNNGVLVVKKLRVRNVPGAGGPVDFTLIGAIGAYQSPASFRVRGRQVDASRPGTAFEGGGTIAQLANGRRVTVVGDTVENGVLIAKRVIFAP
- the bioA gene encoding adenosylmethionine--8-amino-7-oxononanoate transaminase: MPPTIAPHTTLATSKNASWQQRSRRHVWHPCTQSIRLEAVPPLPIARGKGVWLYDHDGRRYLDATSSWWVNLFGHAHPAINAALKDQLDTLSHVMLAGCTHAPAVELAERLAALTGHALGHCFYASDGASAVEIALKMSFHAWRNAGLGGKRNFVALRNGYHGETLGALHVTDVPVFRDAYAPLLANAHLVASADARTALPGEDAAAVARRAAAQLEALLAESHASIAAVIVEPLVQCATGMAMHDPEYLRLVRALCDLYGVHLIADEIAVGCGRTGSFFACEQAGIWPDFLCLSKGISGGYLPLALVMTRDAIYEGFVDDDVARSFLHSHSYTGNALACRAAIATLDLFEQEDALRRNRARAERLVGRLRDGLHGMPVDHLRQRGMITAFDVREPGARFAERFHLAARANGLLMRPIGATVYLMPPYAIGDGDIDFLVDATLATLRAVDVSGRAEQGGRDVALA
- the bioD gene encoding dethiobiotin synthase, yielding MTPRRWFVTGTDTGVGKTLVSSAMLSLLAASGLRAVGMKPVAAGLDLVNGAWRNDDVEQLHAAGNVDAPLALRCPYLLRAPMSPHLAAREEGVRIELPPLLSAFAALSQRADAVVVEGVGGFCVPFGDDLDSADLAVALGLPVVLVVGLRLGCLNHALLTAEAIRVRGLMLAGWVASIVEPKMLAPEANLQTLRGRLGAPLLGVVPHLAEASAAGAARHLDLRALRATGAYLARRAAALA
- a CDS encoding aldo/keto reductase gives rise to the protein MQYRKFGRTGLFVSELCLGTMTFGGASGIWGHIGNLQQAEAESLVGRALDAGINFIDTADVYSEGLSETMTGQALKNLKVPRENVVVATKVFGEAGKSPNAAGASRYHIMDGVKASLKRLQLDHIDLYQIHGFDPVTPVEETVRALDNLVQQGHVRYVGVSNWAAWQIMKALGIAERQGLARFESLQAYYTIAGRDLERELAPMLQSENVGLMVWSPLAGGLLSGKYGRNTEAEKGSRRTTFDFPPVNVERAYDCIDAMRELAEARKVSVAQIALAWLLHQQVVTSVIVGAKRVEQLDDNIAATRIRLSADELATLDKVSALPSEYPGWMLERQGGARAKRLAESGQRG
- a CDS encoding BON domain-containing protein, which codes for MNPDLELRHEVFAQLNWDPAVVGCDVDVCVEGGVVTLQGRLASESLKTAVERAVRRAEGIGTIVNQLTTVDAHQAVAPPKL
- a CDS encoding 8-amino-7-oxononanoate synthase, whose translation is MSRLLERLEGEIAALDAKSLRRSRQIAETACAPEQMLTLAGAQTPRAMLCFSSNDYLGLAAHPALAAALAEGAARYGTGSGGSHLVLGHSRAHAELEERLGDWMAPFIPEARSLFFCTGYMANLAVLTALGGAEAVIFSESLNHASLIDGARLAKARVERYPHCDLAALDAQLGACDAPVKLIVSDAVFSMDGNIAPVAGLLALAERHDAWLVLDDAHGFGVLGATGRGVLQAEGLRSERVVLVGTLGKAAGVSGAFVAAHPTVVDYLVQRARPYIFTTAAPPAIAHALLASLRLIESEEGDARRARLKVRIAQLRRGLGAVLPHGGSALLPESPTAIQPLIVGSNARAMETMAQLDARGLRVGAIRPPTVPAGTARLRITLSASHSESDVARLVDALGGALAQPEVHP
- a CDS encoding AraC family transcriptional regulator, yielding MSDETPETAAAIAQPMPLEPELDEARKELVALINRITGGRDGTVETPVAGLQVFCISKPDGPKHAFATPALGLIAQGSKRIIVGDDIYVYDPMHYLVTSVDLPVCGQVRLTSDNEPYLGVRLELAMDDIGELIGDEKLPAKANAPASRGMYVNRIAMPVLEPVLRLLRLVESPEDVPIMAPIIKREIMYRLLVNGEGARLRQIALQDSHTQRIAKAISALRVNYAQSLRIEDMARAVHMSVSSFHHHFKAVTAMSPLQYQKQLRLQEARRQMLMAGADVASAAHSVGYESPSQFAREYGRMFGAPPLRDKRRWLSDAENDAQLGSTAMAAA
- a CDS encoding DUF6502 family protein, yielding MEHQLDWALAACGRILRPVVRLALAMGVKHPHLEVLLRDLLLEEATRSWRKQGVAKPNISQLSVTTGLNRKAVTSKVRAPVDALPHTEISAAAKTFTLWLQMVSENQAYQRLPITAEAEDVPSFETVARLGSRGNVHHRAILDELVRLNMAAEQDGCAELKVDGFVPVDNLQAMLAFLGDNGRDHLLAAVSNTLGEQPRMLERAVYARGLGLEDCESIHQLVRERWSTLHHELAGEMTRAVDRAPKGAKGRIRVGIYTYYEDDTAPLAPVVAPKREEKTP